TACTTTTTATTTATAGTTTGCTCAAATTTAGCTTTAATTTTAGCCGCAGCATCTAGGTTTGTAAGCTGCTTTCATTTCTCGTTAGCCTTTCCATAGCTTGAGATTGCGTTTCACGTCTAATAAAAATTTTATCCAGATTTGCATTGTAAGTAGAAATATTTATGGTTCCAATCCCTATTATAGGTGGGGCATAATTAACAATGGCAAAAAGGCACTCTTCAGCTACATAGAATTTTAACCTTGTTTTCTGCATAACAGCCCAAACCAATTAACAAAATAGCATTGGTTAATTACGCACTTAACAAGGATTGGAAAGTGCGTAATGCATCATGAAGGCTATTTTGTTGAGTTACTAATTCCTATTTTTGCTCAGTTTCTGAACGATTTTGTATTTCAGAGCGAGAAACTGTAGGAGTCTCTTTTCGCTGGGTTTCTAAATGATCTTGTACCCGTGATACGACATTGTACTCATCTGCACCTGCGGGGGTTCTTGATTCGATAATGCCTTCTGTCGGGCCTCCAATTGCCTTCCATGCAGCAAGACCGCCTTTTAGTTCAGATACGTGTTCAAACCCGTTAGAACGAAGTAATTGTACAGCTTGGGCTGTTTGTTCTTCATTTACACCGTAAATGTAAATATCACGGCTTTTATCTACAGAAGGAACTGCACGCTCTACCAATTCATCTACTGGCATTGGCATTGCTCCCAGGATGTGGCCTTCGTTATAAGTTTGGCGATCGCGTACATCTAGTATTGTAAAAGCTGGCTCGCCCCATTCTAGACGAGATTTAAGCACATGAACATCAGATTGTGCTTCTATTGGAGGCTGTTGAGGAATGATCCCACCTACTAAGTTTTCTAACTTTTTATCCATAACTATTCCTTCCTTGCTGACGGCATTAACAGCAATTTAGCTAAATATACAAATTAAACTTATCTTTCTCTGGTATGAATATTCTCAAACTCTTTCTTAAGATAGACTGGCTTATTTAATTATTTTTGCTTACTATCCGAGCTAAAATATAGCTAATTTAGCCTACAAAATATTTATTTTTTAATTTATTTATATGCAAAATTTTATTATAAATAAATTTAACTATCTGCATTAATAAGGATTATTGTATTGATTGTTTAATCCTCGTTAGTACAACAATAGCTACTGATGCTCTCAATATCGGCAATAGCGAGCAATAATGTTTCTTCTATTTCCTGTCGCACTACCGGAGTTACGTAAACAGCGCTATTTAAGCAATCTACCAGCAATTTATTGGCATTGTAATATTGCTGAAGTAATTCTTTTTGCTGTTCATTGAACTGCCAATTATAACCAATATTGCGATACTTAATCAGCACATTTCTTAATTGTTCACGCCAAGCTTTACCTTTAGCTTGCCACCACTTTCTAAGTTTTTCTTGTTCGCTATTTATATAGGGCAGTTGCTGTTTAAGCTTTTGCAGCATTTCCTTAAATTCAGGTTCAACAACAAGGTCAACAGCTTTGTAAAAAGCAATGGCAAGTGCATAGACATGGTCTATAGCAATAGCGTCGTTAGAGATATGTTCAAAGGCAAAATCAAGCTCGTTTACACATCCTAAAGTACTTGACAAAAATTCATCAAGTGCGAGATCAAGATCAAAAGCTATATTACCAACAAGAGCGAACTCAAGGTCATAACTAGGAGTATGGGCAAAGGCGCGATCGCAAACTAGGTAAAAAGCACGAACAGCTACTGCTTTGTAGCGAGTAGAAACAGAACTAGATTTTTGCTGCAACCAAGTTAGAAAAGTCTGTATTTTATCATCAAAAGCTACTTGTGAATCAATCTTTTGCTTCATTAACTGTAGCAATTTATCAGCATTGGGTGACATACTAGCAGTAAGCAAAAATACTTCCCGCCAGCGTTTTTCAGTTATATGGCTGATTAAATTACTCCAAGTTTGAGATTGAGAACTCTCAACAATTTTTTTAGCTGTGAAATATTCATAAAATGTCAAATGAGAAAATGAATATATTCTCTGTGACCTTTCTACTAATAAACCATCTTGTACCTCAATTGCTTTTAGCACTGCTTCGCTGTTTATCTGCAATTCGGTAACATTTGTATTAATATCTGGTAATGTGTATAAAAAATCAGCAATAATTTGCTGAACTTTTTCTTGTTCAAAAAAGTAATCTCCTTGCTCAAAATGAATAGTGGCAAGGTGAGCAAGTAGATTTTTTTTACTTGCCAAAGTCAAGTTATAACCGATGCGATCGCGTTTAATACCTCTAACTTCATCCCATCTAAATAACAAAATATTCAGTGCTTGCTCATATAGCTTAGCTGGATTAGAAGGAAATTCCTCCTTCACATGAAATACTAAACAAATTAAATGGAGCAGTATGGGTGTGATTGCCAATTCTCGAATGCGGTGATTTTCTGGGAGATTTAGTTGATTAATAAATAAATTCCCTATGGCTTCCGCATCTTCTTTGGATTTAAGAGCAACTGCAACAAACCAGTTTTTAACATAAACTTCAACTTGCTCTTGGTGAAAGTCTGCTAATTCAACTTCAGTAAATCCTGGAAATCTGTATTTTTGAGTAGCAATTCTACAGGTAATAACAAACTTATTCTTGTAAAAAGTCTGAGTAAACCTGCGAATTTCTATAACTACCTTATCTGTGTTTTCTGATAGTACTTCATCTAAACCATCTAATAAAATCAGCAGTTTACCCTGAGTAAGCAGGATTGTAGTTAATTTCTGCTCAACACCACAATTAAGAAATTCTTGGCTGATGTAGTTCAACAGATTGAATTCGCTGTTACCTTTGGTATCTTCAACAAATTCTTTCAGACTGATAAAAATTACTATGCGGTTTGGTTCAAACTCGCCTTTGTTGCATTCTATCGCTAGATGTTGCAAAAATGTAGTCTTACCCGATCCTGGCTTACCCAGCACCATTAGCTTAGAGTTGCGTGATACAGGCTCTAATCCAGGTAATCTTTTCTGCCTCTTGCATTCTCCAAGTTGGTTGAAGTTTAATTCAGATGTGAAGTCTTTCAACAGGTC
This region of Nostoc sp. UHCC 0302 genomic DNA includes:
- a CDS encoding rhodanese-like domain-containing protein, producing the protein MDKKLENLVGGIIPQQPPIEAQSDVHVLKSRLEWGEPAFTILDVRDRQTYNEGHILGAMPMPVDELVERAVPSVDKSRDIYIYGVNEEQTAQAVQLLRSNGFEHVSELKGGLAAWKAIGGPTEGIIESRTPAGADEYNVVSRVQDHLETQRKETPTVSRSEIQNRSETEQK
- a CDS encoding NACHT domain-containing NTPase; this translates as MTSQGLRATPEGIRAAKTALTDKTWSQHKLAGALGITRQPVSKFFAGEPVSRTCFVQICQQLGLSWQKVAGLPEDIVSEATAKIQLNRVDLDTLVRDVRQKRQDKIQDQCGTLQMLDIAHTVQLLDIYTDTKVLEEVTSQQWREISDLLKDFTSELNFNQLGECKRQKRLPGLEPVSRNSKLMVLGKPGSGKTTFLQHLAIECNKGEFEPNRIVIFISLKEFVEDTKGNSEFNLLNYISQEFLNCGVEQKLTTILLTQGKLLILLDGLDEVLSENTDKVVIEIRRFTQTFYKNKFVITCRIATQKYRFPGFTEVELADFHQEQVEVYVKNWFVAVALKSKEDAEAIGNLFINQLNLPENHRIRELAITPILLHLICLVFHVKEEFPSNPAKLYEQALNILLFRWDEVRGIKRDRIGYNLTLASKKNLLAHLATIHFEQGDYFFEQEKVQQIIADFLYTLPDINTNVTELQINSEAVLKAIEVQDGLLVERSQRIYSFSHLTFYEYFTAKKIVESSQSQTWSNLISHITEKRWREVFLLTASMSPNADKLLQLMKQKIDSQVAFDDKIQTFLTWLQQKSSSVSTRYKAVAVRAFYLVCDRAFAHTPSYDLEFALVGNIAFDLDLALDEFLSSTLGCVNELDFAFEHISNDAIAIDHVYALAIAFYKAVDLVVEPEFKEMLQKLKQQLPYINSEQEKLRKWWQAKGKAWREQLRNVLIKYRNIGYNWQFNEQQKELLQQYYNANKLLVDCLNSAVYVTPVVRQEIEETLLLAIADIESISSYCCTNED